Proteins encoded together in one Pseudorca crassidens isolate mPseCra1 chromosome 17, mPseCra1.hap1, whole genome shotgun sequence window:
- the LOC137210244 gene encoding transcriptional enhancer factor TEF-4-like isoform X2 → MGEPRAGAPLDDSSGWTGSEEGSEEGTGGSEGAGGDGGPDAEGVWSPDIEQSFQEALAIYPPCGRRKIILSDEGKMYGRNELIARYIKLRTGKTRTRKQVSSHIQVLARRKSREIQSKLKALKVDQVSKDKAFQTMATMSSAQLISAPSLQAKLGPAGPQTPELFQFWSGGSGPPWNVPDVKPFSQAPFSLSLTPPSTDLPGYEPPQALSPPALPPPAPSPPAWQARALDTARLQLVEFSAFVEPPDAADSYQRHLFVHISQHCPSPGAPRLESVDVRQIYDKFPEKKGGLRELYDRGPPHAFFLVKFWANLNWGPSGEEVGAGGSSGGFYGVSSQYESLEHMTLTCSSKTERAQLEDGRFVYRLLCSPMCEYLVNFLHKLRKLPERYMMNSVLENFTILQVVTNRDTQELLLCTAYVFEVSTSERGAQHHIYRLFRD, encoded by the exons ATGGGGGAACCCCGGGCTGGGGCCCCCCTGGACGATAGCAGCGGCTGGACAGGAAGTGAGGAAGGAAGCGAGGAGGGCACTGGCGGCAgtgagggggcggggggagacggGGGCCCAGACGCAGAGGGTGTCTGGAGTCCAGACATCGAGCAGAGCTTCCAGGAGGCCCTGGCCATCTACCCACCCTGTGGCCGGCGGAAAATCATCCTGTCCGATGAAGGCAAGATGTATGGTCGGAATGAACTGATTGCCCGCTACATCAAGCTGAGAACAGGGAAGACTCGAACTCGCAAACAGGTCTCTAGTCATATCCAGGTTTTGGCCCGAAGGAAATCGAGGGAAATCCAGTCCAAGCTCAAGGCCCTGAAGGTGGACCAGGTTTCCAAGGACAAGGCTTTCCAGACAATGGCCACCATGTCCTCAGCCCAGCTCATCTCAGCACCTTCCCTGCAGGCCAAACTTGGTCCCGCCGGTCCTCAGACCCCAGAGCTTTTCCAGTTTTGGTCGGGGGGTTCTGGGCCCCCCTGGAATGTTCCAGATGTGAAGCCATTCTCGCAGGCACCGTTCTCCTTGTCACTGACTCCTCCATCTACTGACCTCCCAGGGTACGAGCCCCCCCaagccctctcacctcctgctttgcccccacctgccccatcaCCCCCAGCCTGGCAGGCTCGGGCTCTGGATACTGCTCGGTTGCAGCTGGTAGAGTTCTCAGCCTTTGTGGAACCTCCGGATGCAGCTGACTCTTACCAGAGGCACCTGTTTGTACATATCAGCCAGCACTGCCCCAGCCCCGGAGCGCCCCGCCTCGAGAGTGTGGACGTCCGGCAGATATATGACAAATTCCCTGAGAAAAAGGGTGGTCTGCGGGAGCTGTATGATCGTGGGCCCCCCCACGCCTTCTTCCTGGTCAAGTTCTGGGCGAACCTGAATTGGGGCCCGAGTGGCGAGGAGGTGGGGGCCGGCGGTAGCAGTGGTGGCTTCTATGGAGTGAGCAGCCAGTACGAGAGCCTGGAGCACATGACCCTCACCTGTTCCTCCAAG ACGGAGCGTGCCCAGCTGGAGGACGGGAGGTTCGTGTACCGCCTACTGTGCTCACCCATGTGTGAGTACCTGGTGAATTTTCTGCACAAGCTGCGGAAGCTGCCTGAGCGCTATATGATGAACAGTGTCCTGGAGAACTTCACCATCCTCCAGGTGGTGACAAACAGAGACACCCAGGAACTGCTGCTCTGCACCGCCTATGTCTTCGAGGTCTCCACCAGTGAGCGGGGGGCCCAGCACCACATTTACCGCCTGTTCAGGGACTGA
- the LOC137210244 gene encoding transcriptional enhancer factor TEF-4-like isoform X3 — MGEPRAGAPLDDSSGWTGSEEGSEEGTGGSEGAGGDGGPDAEGVWSPDIEQSFQEALAIYPPCGRRKIILSDEGKMYGRNELIARYIKLRTGKTRTRKQVSSHIQVLARRKSREIQSKLKALKVDQVSKDKAFQTMATMSSAQLISAPSLQAKLGPAGPQTPELFQFWSGGSGPPWNVPDVKPFSQAPFSLSLTPPSTDLPGYEPPQALSPPALPPPAPSPPAWQARALDTARLQLVEFSAFVEPPDAADSYQRHLFVHISQHCPSPGAPRLESVDVRQIYDKFPEKKGGLRELYDRGPPHAFFLVKFWTERAQLEDGRFVYRLLCSPMCEYLVNFLHKLRKLPERYMMNSVLENFTILQVVTNRDTQELLLCTAYVFEVSTSERGAQHHIYRLFRD, encoded by the exons ATGGGGGAACCCCGGGCTGGGGCCCCCCTGGACGATAGCAGCGGCTGGACAGGAAGTGAGGAAGGAAGCGAGGAGGGCACTGGCGGCAgtgagggggcggggggagacggGGGCCCAGACGCAGAGGGTGTCTGGAGTCCAGACATCGAGCAGAGCTTCCAGGAGGCCCTGGCCATCTACCCACCCTGTGGCCGGCGGAAAATCATCCTGTCCGATGAAGGCAAGATGTATGGTCGGAATGAACTGATTGCCCGCTACATCAAGCTGAGAACAGGGAAGACTCGAACTCGCAAACAGGTCTCTAGTCATATCCAGGTTTTGGCCCGAAGGAAATCGAGGGAAATCCAGTCCAAGCTCAAGGCCCTGAAGGTGGACCAGGTTTCCAAGGACAAGGCTTTCCAGACAATGGCCACCATGTCCTCAGCCCAGCTCATCTCAGCACCTTCCCTGCAGGCCAAACTTGGTCCCGCCGGTCCTCAGACCCCAGAGCTTTTCCAGTTTTGGTCGGGGGGTTCTGGGCCCCCCTGGAATGTTCCAGATGTGAAGCCATTCTCGCAGGCACCGTTCTCCTTGTCACTGACTCCTCCATCTACTGACCTCCCAGGGTACGAGCCCCCCCaagccctctcacctcctgctttgcccccacctgccccatcaCCCCCAGCCTGGCAGGCTCGGGCTCTGGATACTGCTCGGTTGCAGCTGGTAGAGTTCTCAGCCTTTGTGGAACCTCCGGATGCAGCTGACTCTTACCAGAGGCACCTGTTTGTACATATCAGCCAGCACTGCCCCAGCCCCGGAGCGCCCCGCCTCGAGAGTGTGGACGTCCGGCAGATATATGACAAATTCCCTGAGAAAAAGGGTGGTCTGCGGGAGCTGTATGATCGTGGGCCCCCCCACGCCTTCTTCCTGGTCAAGTTCTGG ACGGAGCGTGCCCAGCTGGAGGACGGGAGGTTCGTGTACCGCCTACTGTGCTCACCCATGTGTGAGTACCTGGTGAATTTTCTGCACAAGCTGCGGAAGCTGCCTGAGCGCTATATGATGAACAGTGTCCTGGAGAACTTCACCATCCTCCAGGTGGTGACAAACAGAGACACCCAGGAACTGCTGCTCTGCACCGCCTATGTCTTCGAGGTCTCCACCAGTGAGCGGGGGGCCCAGCACCACATTTACCGCCTGTTCAGGGACTGA
- the LOC137210244 gene encoding transcriptional enhancer factor TEF-4-like isoform X1: MGEPRAGAPLDDSSGWTGSEEGSEEGTGGSEGAGGDGGPDAEGVWSPDIEQSFQEALAIYPPCGRRKIILSDEGKMYGRNELIARYIKLRTGKTRTRKQVSSHIQVLARRKSREIQSKLKALKVDQVSKDKAFQTMATMSSAQLISAPSLQAKLGPAGPQTPELFQFWSGGSGPPWNVPDVKPFSQAPFSLSLTPPSTDLPGYEPPQALSPPALPPPAPSPPAWQARALDTARLQLVEFSAFVEPPDAADSYQRHLFVHISQHCPSPGAPRLESVDVRQIYDKFPEKKGGLRELYDRGPPHAFFLVKFWANLNWGPSGEEVGAGGSSGGFYGVSSQYESLEHMTLTCSSKVCSFGKQVVEKVETERAQLEDGRFVYRLLCSPMCEYLVNFLHKLRKLPERYMMNSVLENFTILQVVTNRDTQELLLCTAYVFEVSTSERGAQHHIYRLFRD, translated from the coding sequence ATGGGGGAACCCCGGGCTGGGGCCCCCCTGGACGATAGCAGCGGCTGGACAGGAAGTGAGGAAGGAAGCGAGGAGGGCACTGGCGGCAgtgagggggcggggggagacggGGGCCCAGACGCAGAGGGTGTCTGGAGTCCAGACATCGAGCAGAGCTTCCAGGAGGCCCTGGCCATCTACCCACCCTGTGGCCGGCGGAAAATCATCCTGTCCGATGAAGGCAAGATGTATGGTCGGAATGAACTGATTGCCCGCTACATCAAGCTGAGAACAGGGAAGACTCGAACTCGCAAACAGGTCTCTAGTCATATCCAGGTTTTGGCCCGAAGGAAATCGAGGGAAATCCAGTCCAAGCTCAAGGCCCTGAAGGTGGACCAGGTTTCCAAGGACAAGGCTTTCCAGACAATGGCCACCATGTCCTCAGCCCAGCTCATCTCAGCACCTTCCCTGCAGGCCAAACTTGGTCCCGCCGGTCCTCAGACCCCAGAGCTTTTCCAGTTTTGGTCGGGGGGTTCTGGGCCCCCCTGGAATGTTCCAGATGTGAAGCCATTCTCGCAGGCACCGTTCTCCTTGTCACTGACTCCTCCATCTACTGACCTCCCAGGGTACGAGCCCCCCCaagccctctcacctcctgctttgcccccacctgccccatcaCCCCCAGCCTGGCAGGCTCGGGCTCTGGATACTGCTCGGTTGCAGCTGGTAGAGTTCTCAGCCTTTGTGGAACCTCCGGATGCAGCTGACTCTTACCAGAGGCACCTGTTTGTACATATCAGCCAGCACTGCCCCAGCCCCGGAGCGCCCCGCCTCGAGAGTGTGGACGTCCGGCAGATATATGACAAATTCCCTGAGAAAAAGGGTGGTCTGCGGGAGCTGTATGATCGTGGGCCCCCCCACGCCTTCTTCCTGGTCAAGTTCTGGGCGAACCTGAATTGGGGCCCGAGTGGCGAGGAGGTGGGGGCCGGCGGTAGCAGTGGTGGCTTCTATGGAGTGAGCAGCCAGTACGAGAGCCTGGAGCACATGACCCTCACCTGTTCCTCCAAGGTCTGCTCCTTTGGCAAGCAGGTGGTGGAGAAGGTGGAGACGGAGCGTGCCCAGCTGGAGGACGGGAGGTTCGTGTACCGCCTACTGTGCTCACCCATGTGTGAGTACCTGGTGAATTTTCTGCACAAGCTGCGGAAGCTGCCTGAGCGCTATATGATGAACAGTGTCCTGGAGAACTTCACCATCCTCCAGGTGGTGACAAACAGAGACACCCAGGAACTGCTGCTCTGCACCGCCTATGTCTTCGAGGTCTCCACCAGTGAGCGGGGGGCCCAGCACCACATTTACCGCCTGTTCAGGGACTGA